In the Gemmatimonadaceae bacterium genome, one interval contains:
- a CDS encoding glycoside hydrolase family 3 C-terminal domain-containing protein codes for MTMLAQALVASFVFAALLGAQERPAYLNESLSFEQRARDLVSRMTLQEKVLQMKDVAPAIPRLGVPEYNWWNEALHGVARSGLATSFPQAIGLAAMWDDSAMFQMATVISDEARAKYHEAIRHDSHQRYQGLTFWSPNINLFRDPRWGRGQETYGEDPFLTGHLAVQFIRGLQGDDPKYFKTIATVKHYAVHSGPEPDRHTFDAVVSDRDLRESYLPHFEMGIRVGGAYSLMCAYNSIDGRPACANDKLIRDILRTEWKFPGYIVSDCGAIDDIYLRHKVVATAAEAAALGISTGTDLDCGRVYPNLVDAVAHGFITEAQIDTSVTRLFLARFKLGMFDDPVHVRWASIPFNNVDSPDHRVLARTIADESIVLLKNDRNTLPLRKDLGTIAVIGPNADQWRVLLGNYNGIPADPVTPLRGVREAVVAHTHVLYARGSDLADNFPLYELVPAAVLHTPAGKAGLHVDYYASRDFAGTSLFSAVDSTLNSDWKESAPRADMDPDNFGVRWTGAIRPAVSGMYRLGLIGTVKFQMWLNDSLIVRSVYPTHDGEFPDPRQAQSEPIRLEAGREYTLRVDGEESYGEAQLQLLWAAPTDSLESEAVNVAAQADAVVLVLGLTARLEGEEMPIQIPGFRGGDRTQLDLPAPQEHLLERIASLGKPTVLVLMNGSALAVNWAQEHVPAILEAWYPGQAGGTAIADVLFGDYNPAGRLPVTFYKSVNDLPAFDDYRMAGRTYRFFTGTPLYPFGQGLSYTTFAYSDVRADRAHASARDTITVSVDVANTGTRAGDEVVQVYVEHSGHAVLRPLKDLRAYTRVRLAAGEKRTITLPLAISSLAYWNEATQQWTVEREPVRILIGASSADIRGQTTIDVAP; via the coding sequence ATGACCATGCTCGCGCAGGCTCTGGTCGCTTCCTTCGTCTTTGCGGCGTTGCTCGGTGCGCAGGAACGACCTGCGTACCTCAACGAGTCTCTTTCGTTCGAGCAGCGCGCACGCGACCTCGTGTCGCGCATGACGCTCCAGGAGAAAGTGCTACAGATGAAGGATGTGGCGCCGGCCATTCCACGGCTCGGCGTTCCGGAATACAACTGGTGGAACGAAGCGCTGCACGGGGTCGCGCGTTCGGGTCTGGCGACGTCGTTTCCGCAGGCGATCGGTCTCGCCGCGATGTGGGACGACAGTGCGATGTTCCAGATGGCTACCGTCATCTCGGACGAGGCACGCGCCAAATACCACGAAGCGATTCGTCACGACAGCCATCAGCGCTACCAAGGCCTCACGTTCTGGTCGCCAAACATCAACCTCTTCCGGGATCCGCGCTGGGGACGCGGCCAGGAGACGTATGGCGAGGATCCATTTCTCACGGGTCATCTCGCGGTGCAGTTCATCCGCGGGCTGCAGGGCGACGATCCGAAGTATTTCAAGACGATCGCGACGGTGAAGCACTATGCCGTTCACAGCGGCCCCGAGCCGGATCGGCATACGTTCGATGCCGTGGTGAGCGATCGAGACCTTCGCGAATCGTATCTGCCGCACTTCGAGATGGGCATTCGCGTTGGCGGGGCCTATTCACTCATGTGCGCGTACAACTCGATCGACGGAAGGCCGGCGTGCGCGAATGACAAGTTGATCAGGGACATCCTGCGCACGGAGTGGAAGTTCCCTGGTTATATCGTTTCCGATTGCGGCGCCATCGACGACATCTATCTGCGCCACAAAGTCGTCGCGACGGCCGCGGAGGCCGCCGCGTTAGGCATAAGTACCGGGACGGATCTGGATTGCGGCCGCGTCTATCCGAATCTGGTGGACGCCGTGGCGCATGGCTTCATTACGGAGGCCCAGATCGATACATCCGTCACCCGTCTCTTTCTCGCCCGATTCAAGCTCGGCATGTTCGATGATCCAGTGCACGTGCGCTGGGCGAGCATTCCATTCAACAATGTAGATTCGCCCGACCATCGCGTGCTCGCCCGCACAATCGCGGACGAATCAATCGTTTTGCTCAAGAACGACCGCAACACCTTGCCGCTCCGAAAGGATCTCGGGACGATCGCTGTCATCGGGCCGAACGCCGACCAGTGGCGCGTGTTGCTGGGCAACTACAATGGCATTCCCGCGGACCCGGTGACACCATTGCGCGGCGTGCGTGAAGCGGTCGTGGCGCACACACATGTCCTGTACGCTCGCGGATCGGATCTCGCCGACAATTTTCCGCTGTACGAGCTCGTGCCCGCGGCGGTACTGCACACGCCGGCCGGGAAGGCCGGTCTCCATGTCGACTACTACGCGTCGCGGGATTTTGCCGGCACGTCGCTGTTCAGCGCTGTCGACAGCACGCTCAACTCCGATTGGAAAGAGAGCGCGCCGCGCGCCGACATGGATCCCGATAACTTCGGCGTGCGCTGGACCGGCGCAATCCGGCCCGCGGTCTCCGGAATGTACCGGCTCGGGCTCATCGGCACGGTGAAGTTTCAGATGTGGCTGAACGACAGCCTCATCGTGCGATCGGTCTATCCGACACACGATGGCGAGTTTCCCGATCCTCGTCAGGCGCAAAGCGAGCCGATTCGCCTCGAGGCGGGACGCGAGTATACGCTGCGCGTCGATGGGGAGGAGTCATACGGCGAAGCGCAGCTGCAGCTCCTGTGGGCGGCGCCGACGGATTCACTCGAGAGTGAAGCGGTGAACGTGGCTGCGCAGGCCGACGCGGTCGTGCTGGTGCTCGGACTCACCGCGCGTTTGGAAGGGGAAGAGATGCCGATCCAGATCCCCGGCTTCCGCGGCGGCGATCGGACGCAGCTCGATCTCCCGGCACCTCAAGAGCACCTGCTCGAGCGCATCGCGTCGTTAGGTAAGCCCACCGTGCTCGTGCTGATGAACGGCAGCGCGCTCGCGGTGAACTGGGCACAGGAGCACGTACCCGCAATTCTCGAGGCGTGGTACCCGGGTCAGGCTGGCGGCACCGCCATCGCCGACGTGCTGTTCGGCGACTACAATCCCGCGGGGCGGCTACCAGTCACATTTTATAAGTCTGTTAACGATCTGCCGGCGTTCGATGATTATCGCATGGCGGGACGCACCTACCGCTTCTTCACCGGGACGCCGTTGTATCCCTTCGGCCAGGGACTCAGTTACACGACCTTCGCCTACTCCGACGTTCGCGCGGATCGCGCGCACGCGTCGGCACGTGATACGATCACGGTGAGTGTGGATGTCGCGAACACGGGCACGCGCGCAGGGGACGAGGTCGTGCAGGTGTACGTCGAGCACAGCGGGCACGCCGTGCTACGGCCGCTGAAGGATCTACGCGCTTACACCCGCGTGCGCCTCGCGGCCGGTGAGAAGCGGACCATCACGCTGCCGCTGGCGATCTCGTCGCTCGCGTACTGGAACGAGGCGACGCAGCAGTGGACGGTCGAACGCGAGCCAGTGCGTATCCTCATCGGCGCGTCGTCGGCGGATATTCGCGGACAGACAACGATCGACGTGGCGCCATGA
- a CDS encoding glycoside hydrolase family 3 N-terminal domain-containing protein, protein MRLASALRTALCALLLGSPARAQQPAYRDPRLPIERRINDVLSRMTLEEKVAQMLCLWDQKKLITDANGRFTSATAPKWFRIGIGRIERPQDGHDARSEAEFVNAIQRWVRDSTRLGIPVLFNEEALHGLEAAGATSFPQAIALASTWNDDLVQRVFSAAAAEARARGVGQVLAPVVDVAREPRWGRFEETYGEDPFLVARMGVAAVRGFQGTDSMIGPQHVLATLKHMTGHSQPESGTNVGPASIGERTLRDVFLYPFEAAIKQAGARSVMPSYNEVDGIPSHANRWLLHDVLRGEWGFDGTIVSDWFAIDQLIERHHVATDSVEAARRALDATVDIELPDPATYPTLVEQVQRKQIPVQAIDAAVRRLLRAKFQLGLFDTPFVDVAAAERISGAESTRPLALEAARQAIILLKNDNSLLPVRTGAYSHVALIGPHAGEVLLGGYAGVPSHLVSILDGLTARFGSGVVEYAEGVRITEDSVFTKDPQPHIGGARSKFRNGADRVVVPDSASNARRIAEAVALARRSDLVILVLGDNEQTAREAYADDHLGDRASLGLPGEQESLALQIAATGKPVVLVLINGRPASIPNLVPKIPAILEGWYLGQETGTAVADVLFGDVDPGGKLPVTVARGVGQLPVFYNYKPTARRGYVLDSIAPLFPFGFGLSYTTFAYSNLRLTSSHMLPTGRTSVMVDVRNTGTRSGDEVVQMYIRDEVSTATRPLKELRGFERITLAPGETRTVTFAIGNEHLSYHGANMKRVVEPGQFQIMVGGSSVDLQSIALTVDPAGVAPSSTSQDAVHRTNPR, encoded by the coding sequence ATGCGACTCGCTAGCGCTCTGCGCACCGCCCTCTGCGCTCTGCTGCTCGGTAGTCCAGCGCGCGCACAGCAGCCTGCATACCGGGATCCCAGACTGCCTATCGAGCGTCGGATAAACGACGTGCTGTCGCGGATGACGCTCGAGGAGAAGGTGGCGCAGATGCTCTGCCTCTGGGATCAGAAAAAACTCATCACCGACGCGAACGGGCGCTTTACCTCAGCGACGGCGCCGAAGTGGTTCCGTATCGGCATCGGCCGCATCGAGCGGCCGCAGGACGGACACGATGCACGGAGCGAAGCGGAATTCGTCAACGCCATTCAGCGGTGGGTGCGCGACAGCACACGCCTCGGCATTCCCGTGTTGTTCAACGAGGAAGCGTTGCATGGCCTCGAAGCGGCCGGCGCGACGAGCTTTCCCCAGGCCATCGCCCTCGCGAGCACCTGGAACGACGATCTGGTGCAGCGCGTCTTCAGCGCGGCCGCCGCGGAAGCGCGTGCGCGTGGCGTGGGTCAGGTGCTCGCTCCCGTCGTCGACGTCGCGCGCGAGCCGCGGTGGGGCCGGTTCGAGGAGACGTATGGAGAAGATCCGTTCCTCGTCGCACGCATGGGCGTCGCCGCCGTGCGCGGATTTCAGGGAACCGACTCGATGATCGGGCCGCAGCATGTGTTGGCGACGCTCAAGCACATGACTGGGCATAGTCAGCCGGAATCGGGGACCAATGTCGGACCCGCGTCAATCGGTGAGCGTACGCTGCGTGACGTATTTCTCTATCCGTTCGAGGCTGCCATAAAACAGGCAGGCGCGCGCAGCGTGATGCCCTCGTATAACGAGGTCGATGGCATCCCGTCGCACGCCAATCGGTGGCTGCTGCACGACGTGCTTCGTGGCGAATGGGGATTCGACGGCACCATCGTCTCCGACTGGTTCGCCATCGACCAGTTGATCGAGCGACATCACGTCGCGACCGATTCAGTTGAAGCGGCGCGTCGCGCGCTCGACGCGACCGTCGATATCGAGCTGCCGGATCCGGCGACGTATCCCACGCTCGTCGAGCAAGTACAGCGTAAACAGATTCCAGTTCAGGCCATCGACGCCGCGGTGCGCCGCCTCCTGCGCGCGAAGTTCCAGCTCGGTCTGTTCGACACTCCGTTCGTCGACGTCGCCGCGGCGGAGCGCATTTCCGGCGCCGAGAGCACGCGACCGCTCGCACTCGAGGCAGCGCGGCAGGCAATCATCCTGCTCAAGAACGACAACAGTCTGCTGCCGGTGCGCACGGGCGCATATTCGCATGTTGCGCTGATCGGTCCACACGCCGGCGAAGTTCTGCTCGGTGGGTATGCAGGCGTCCCATCACATCTCGTCAGCATTCTCGACGGTCTTACGGCGAGATTCGGTTCGGGCGTGGTCGAGTACGCCGAAGGCGTTCGCATTACCGAGGATTCAGTGTTTACGAAGGATCCGCAACCGCACATCGGCGGAGCGCGCTCGAAATTCCGGAATGGCGCGGACCGTGTCGTCGTGCCCGATTCGGCATCGAACGCCCGCCGCATCGCCGAAGCGGTCGCGCTCGCACGGCGAAGCGATCTCGTAATACTCGTCCTTGGAGACAACGAACAAACGGCACGCGAAGCGTACGCGGACGATCATCTGGGTGATCGTGCGTCGCTGGGGCTACCCGGCGAGCAGGAGTCGCTTGCCCTGCAGATCGCGGCGACCGGGAAGCCGGTCGTCCTGGTATTGATCAACGGCCGTCCGGCATCGATTCCGAATCTCGTTCCGAAGATTCCCGCCATTCTCGAAGGCTGGTACCTCGGGCAAGAGACGGGGACGGCCGTTGCGGACGTGTTGTTCGGCGACGTCGATCCGGGGGGGAAGCTGCCCGTCACGGTGGCGCGGGGCGTCGGCCAACTGCCGGTGTTCTACAACTACAAGCCGACGGCCCGTCGCGGGTACGTCCTCGATTCGATTGCGCCGCTCTTTCCATTTGGATTCGGCCTCTCGTACACGACGTTCGCTTATTCCAATCTCCGCCTAACGTCGAGCCACATGCTCCCAACGGGTCGCACGTCGGTGATGGTGGACGTCCGCAACACCGGAACGCGGAGCGGCGACGAGGTCGTGCAGATGTACATTCGCGACGAGGTCAGTACGGCAACGCGTCCGCTGAAGGAGCTCCGCGGATTCGAGCGCATCACGCTCGCGCCGGGAGAAACTCGCACGGTGACGTTCGCGATTGGGAACGAGCACCTTTCGTATCACGGCGCGAACATGAAGCGCGTGGTCGAGCCCGGGCAATTCCAGATCATGGTCGGCGGCAGCTCGGTTGACCTGCAGTCGATTGCCTTGACGGTCGATCCGGCAGGAGTCGCGCCATCCTCGACGTCGCAGGACGCGGTTCATCGAACTAATCCGAGGTGA
- a CDS encoding FadR/GntR family transcriptional regulator yields MKHGLKPVSRESLVDRLAGEIRSSINAGDYTLGERLPTIMEMARRFRVGHPTVREALKKLEATGVVEIRHGSGVYVTRTQDVLMVVSDYGGKVTKKLLLDLIQARTPIEMQSVALATRNATVEDFDEMRRLLKTAGENLDNDAVLNSVNMAFHRQIASASGNAVIAQVLDVMQDLFTDEQRLILGIFGSRKRDHKEHLSIFAALEQRQDGVAVDRMRKHLEGVATAIQRWDPQHHPVS; encoded by the coding sequence ATGAAGCATGGCTTGAAACCTGTCTCTCGTGAGAGTCTGGTCGACCGCCTCGCCGGCGAGATTCGCTCGTCGATCAACGCCGGTGATTACACGCTCGGCGAACGATTGCCGACGATCATGGAGATGGCGCGTCGCTTTCGCGTCGGCCATCCCACCGTTCGCGAGGCGCTCAAGAAGCTCGAGGCGACGGGCGTCGTCGAGATCCGGCATGGCTCGGGCGTCTACGTCACGCGCACGCAGGACGTGCTGATGGTCGTGAGCGACTACGGTGGAAAGGTGACGAAGAAGCTGCTCCTCGATCTCATCCAGGCACGAACGCCGATCGAGATGCAATCGGTGGCATTGGCGACCCGGAACGCGACGGTCGAGGACTTCGACGAGATGCGCCGGCTGTTGAAGACCGCCGGAGAGAACCTCGACAACGACGCTGTCTTGAACTCTGTAAACATGGCGTTTCACCGGCAGATCGCATCGGCGTCAGGCAATGCGGTCATCGCGCAAGTGCTCGACGTGATGCAGGATCTCTTCACCGATGAGCAGCGACTCATCCTCGGCATCTTTGGTTCGCGAAAGCGCGACCATAAGGAGCATCTATCGATCTTCGCGGCGCTGGAGCAACGGCAGGATGGAGTCGCGGTCGACCGAATGCGGAAGCATCTCGAGGGCGTCGCGACCGCCATTCAACGCTGGGACCCGCAGCATCATCCGGTGTCGTAG
- a CDS encoding glycosyl hydrolase 115 family protein: MRHRAAFALLLVTSGRAVQQLPPKDFVLSKAGHSTTLVVSDSDWAGVRRAAADLQSDVQRVSGANPELTKEPRGTIVLIGTLGKSRWVDQLVRDGKIDAAALRGRWETYDREVIDRPFPNVERALVIAGSDKRGTIYGIYDLSREIGVSPWYWWADVPVRHAATVVVKAERLIVGEPKVKYRGIFINDEAPAFSGWSREKFGGINHHVYEHVFELILRLKGNYLWPAMWGNAFADDDSLNAKLADEYGVVMGTSHHEPMTRAQQEWHRYGQGPWNYEQNDSTLRAFWRAGIARMGTRENIVTIGMRGDGDLPMTNGSNIALLERIVSDQRKIIADVTHKPASATPQLWALYKEVQDYYDNGMRVPDDVTLLFSDDNWGNIRRLPNANDRSRPGGFGVYYHFDYVGGPRNYKWINTNAIARVWEQMNRAYRSGADRIWIVNVGDLKPMEFPIQFFLDFAWDPDAIPAARLPAYTSAWASQQFGATRGAAIGELITRSLQFAERCKPELLDTATYNLYNYREAERVVAAYDTLESQAEVVGRSLAPEYHDAYYELVLHPILAAANLNRLYLAAATNRRDAREGRAATNDLAARTRELFQRDADLSNYFNTTLANGKWSHMMDQTHIGYTYWQEPPRDVMPRVDEIHLPIQAKMGVDVEGSLPPEVPGSPRTGKPRAGILPTFDNFQEQSHYIDIYNLGQTPFGFSIKTLPSWVRIEPQQGTVRQQQRVWVSVDWQEAPIGVRDVSIAIQSTTDQLLVVTAPVENRAAPKRDHVVGFVEGNGYVSMEAEHYTAAVNAPSLSWLRIPDFGRTLSGMTATPVDAPSESLSLASPRLEYRVFLFDSGTVDVKAYIAPSLNVYGSPNGLRYAISFDDEASQVVNILADSSNRSWEQAVADNIRLSSTRHVLTRAGEHVLKFWRIDPGVVLEKLVIDAGSVEPSYLGPPESYRRPATTIRPSR, encoded by the coding sequence ATGAGGCATCGCGCGGCGTTCGCGCTTCTTCTTGTCACGAGCGGTCGAGCAGTTCAGCAGCTACCGCCGAAAGACTTTGTTCTCTCGAAGGCTGGCCATTCGACAACGCTCGTCGTCAGTGATTCCGACTGGGCCGGCGTCAGACGCGCTGCGGCGGACCTGCAAAGCGACGTCCAGCGAGTTTCCGGCGCGAACCCGGAGCTCACGAAGGAGCCCCGCGGCACGATCGTGCTCATCGGCACGCTCGGCAAGTCGCGTTGGGTCGATCAACTCGTCCGTGACGGCAAGATCGATGCAGCAGCGCTGCGCGGTCGGTGGGAGACGTATGACCGCGAGGTCATCGATCGCCCATTTCCAAATGTCGAGCGCGCGTTAGTGATCGCCGGCAGTGACAAGCGCGGGACGATCTATGGCATCTATGATCTCTCACGGGAGATTGGCGTCTCGCCCTGGTACTGGTGGGCCGACGTTCCCGTACGCCACGCAGCGACCGTCGTCGTGAAGGCCGAGCGCCTGATCGTCGGTGAGCCGAAAGTCAAATATCGAGGGATCTTCATCAACGACGAGGCCCCGGCATTCAGCGGTTGGTCGCGAGAGAAATTTGGCGGGATCAATCATCACGTCTATGAGCACGTCTTCGAGCTGATCCTTCGGTTGAAGGGCAACTATCTCTGGCCGGCGATGTGGGGGAACGCATTCGCGGACGATGATTCCTTGAACGCCAAACTCGCGGACGAGTACGGCGTGGTGATGGGCACGTCGCATCACGAGCCAATGACACGTGCGCAACAGGAATGGCACCGGTACGGTCAGGGGCCATGGAATTACGAGCAGAACGACTCCACGCTGCGCGCGTTCTGGCGCGCGGGCATCGCGCGCATGGGCACGCGCGAGAATATCGTCACGATCGGCATGCGCGGCGACGGCGACCTCCCGATGACGAACGGGAGCAACATCGCGTTGCTCGAGCGCATCGTCAGCGATCAGCGTAAGATCATTGCCGACGTCACCCACAAGCCTGCCTCCGCCACACCGCAGCTCTGGGCCCTCTACAAGGAGGTGCAGGACTACTACGACAACGGCATGCGTGTCCCCGATGACGTGACGCTCCTCTTCTCGGACGACAACTGGGGCAACATTCGCCGGCTGCCTAACGCCAACGATCGCAGCCGGCCAGGCGGCTTTGGTGTCTACTACCATTTCGATTACGTCGGCGGCCCGCGCAATTACAAATGGATCAACACGAATGCGATCGCGCGCGTCTGGGAGCAGATGAACCGGGCGTACCGCTCCGGCGCCGACCGCATCTGGATCGTGAATGTCGGCGATCTCAAGCCGATGGAGTTCCCGATTCAGTTCTTTCTCGACTTTGCGTGGGACCCGGACGCCATTCCTGCCGCGCGGCTCCCCGCATATACGAGCGCATGGGCCAGCCAGCAGTTCGGAGCGACACGAGGGGCGGCCATCGGCGAGCTCATTACGAGATCACTCCAGTTCGCGGAGCGTTGCAAGCCGGAACTGCTCGACACGGCCACATACAACTTGTACAACTATCGAGAGGCCGAGCGCGTCGTCGCGGCCTACGACACCCTCGAATCACAAGCCGAAGTCGTCGGTCGGTCGCTGGCGCCAGAGTATCACGACGCGTATTACGAGCTCGTTCTGCACCCGATTCTCGCTGCGGCCAATCTGAACCGCTTGTACTTAGCCGCCGCCACGAATCGACGCGACGCACGCGAGGGTCGTGCTGCCACCAACGATCTCGCTGCCCGGACGCGCGAGCTCTTTCAGCGCGACGCGGATCTTTCGAACTACTTCAACACGACGCTTGCCAATGGCAAGTGGTCGCACATGATGGACCAGACGCATATTGGCTACACGTATTGGCAGGAGCCGCCGCGGGACGTAATGCCGCGCGTCGACGAGATTCACCTCCCGATTCAGGCAAAGATGGGCGTCGACGTCGAAGGCTCATTGCCGCCCGAAGTGCCGGGATCGCCGCGTACGGGCAAGCCGCGCGCTGGAATCCTGCCAACGTTCGACAACTTCCAGGAACAGTCGCATTACATCGACATTTACAATCTTGGGCAGACCCCATTTGGGTTCTCGATCAAAACGCTGCCGTCGTGGGTGAGAATCGAGCCGCAGCAGGGCACCGTTAGGCAGCAGCAACGCGTATGGGTGTCCGTCGACTGGCAGGAGGCGCCGATTGGCGTCCGCGACGTGTCGATCGCGATCCAGAGCACCACGGACCAGCTCCTGGTAGTCACGGCGCCGGTCGAGAATCGCGCGGCACCGAAGCGGGACCATGTCGTGGGATTCGTCGAGGGCAACGGCTACGTCTCGATGGAAGCCGAGCACTACACGGCCGCCGTCAATGCACCATCCCTGAGCTGGCTCCGCATTCCGGATTTTGGCCGGACTCTCTCCGGGATGACGGCGACGCCAGTGGACGCGCCGAGTGAATCCCTCAGCCTCGCTTCGCCGCGACTCGAGTACCGCGTGTTCCTGTTCGACAGCGGCACTGTCGATGTAAAGGCGTATATCGCGCCCTCGTTGAACGTGTACGGTTCGCCGAACGGCCTGCGCTATGCCATTTCCTTCGATGACGAAGCGTCGCAGGTCGTGAACATTCTCGCCGACAGCTCGAATCGCTCCTGGGAGCAGGCTGTGGCGGACAACATCCGCCTGTCGTCGACGCGACACGTCCTCACGCGTGCGGGTGAGCACGTGCTCAAGTTCTGGCGTATCGATCCCGGCGTTGTGCTCGAGAAACTGGTCATTGACGCCGGTAGTGTAGAGCCAAGCTACCTCGGCCCGCCCGAATCGTATCGGCGACCGGCGACGACGATCCGACCATCTCGCTGA
- a CDS encoding amidohydrolase family protein: MHSRAFHAALASLALTAAPGVRAQRPALSTAVRPFVAIDSTIVALMHARVIDGTGAPARADQTLVIRDGSIAALGDSRAVTPPTGAQVIDLTGKTVMPGLVMVHEHLFYPTGPGVYANLAESFTRLYLAGGVTSMRTGGNMNGYTDIGIKRDIDAGRKPGPWLDATGPYLEGPGLGLDQVHELTGPDDARRMVNFWADAGATSFKAYMHITRAELGAAIEEAHKRGLKVTGHLCSVTYREAASLGIDNLEHGFFASTDFVSDKKPDECPGQAAGQAAVAAVDPKGEAARALIADLVRRHVALTSTLTVFETFVPGRPVPPGLEMLEPQLRAQFEQRHAATANNTRSPYPALFGTGAALELAFARAGGLLITGTDPTGGGGVIPGYSNERALELLVESGFTPLEAIKIGTLNGATFLGRSDKVGSITLGKQADLVVVTGDPSTRISDVRNVEIVFKQGVGYDPAKLRDSVKGRVGLF, encoded by the coding sequence ATGCATTCCCGAGCCTTTCATGCCGCGCTCGCTTCGCTTGCGCTCACCGCCGCGCCCGGCGTGCGAGCGCAGCGGCCGGCGCTCTCGACTGCGGTCCGACCCTTTGTCGCCATCGATTCAACGATCGTCGCACTGATGCACGCGCGCGTGATCGACGGAACAGGCGCGCCAGCACGCGCCGATCAGACCCTCGTGATCCGCGACGGTTCCATTGCGGCACTCGGTGATTCGCGAGCGGTCACACCGCCAACCGGCGCTCAGGTCATCGACCTAACGGGAAAGACGGTAATGCCCGGTTTGGTGATGGTACACGAGCACCTCTTCTATCCAACTGGGCCCGGCGTCTATGCGAACCTCGCCGAGAGCTTCACCCGGCTTTATCTCGCGGGTGGAGTTACGTCGATGCGCACCGGTGGGAACATGAACGGCTATACGGACATCGGCATCAAGCGCGACATCGATGCAGGTAGAAAGCCGGGGCCTTGGCTCGACGCAACCGGGCCATATCTCGAGGGACCGGGACTCGGGCTCGATCAGGTTCACGAGCTCACCGGACCGGACGACGCACGGCGCATGGTGAATTTCTGGGCGGATGCCGGCGCGACGTCATTCAAGGCGTATATGCACATCACGCGCGCCGAGCTCGGCGCGGCGATCGAAGAGGCGCACAAACGCGGTCTGAAGGTCACCGGGCATCTGTGCTCGGTGACGTATCGGGAAGCGGCGTCGCTGGGTATCGACAATCTCGAGCACGGCTTCTTCGCGTCCACGGATTTTGTGAGCGACAAGAAGCCTGACGAGTGTCCAGGGCAGGCAGCGGGACAGGCAGCCGTCGCCGCCGTCGATCCGAAGGGCGAGGCAGCGCGTGCTCTGATCGCCGACCTCGTTAGGCGACACGTGGCATTGACGTCGACGCTCACCGTCTTCGAGACCTTCGTTCCAGGACGGCCTGTGCCTCCGGGGCTGGAGATGCTCGAACCGCAGCTGCGCGCGCAGTTCGAGCAGCGACACGCGGCGACCGCGAACAACACACGCTCACCGTATCCAGCGCTCTTCGGCACGGGAGCTGCGTTGGAACTCGCCTTCGCTCGGGCCGGCGGCCTACTGATCACCGGCACCGATCCGACCGGTGGCGGCGGCGTCATTCCGGGATACTCCAACGAGCGCGCGCTGGAGCTTCTCGTGGAGAGCGGCTTCACACCGCTCGAAGCGATCAAGATTGGAACGCTCAACGGAGCGACGTTTCTCGGGCGTAGCGACAAGGTTGGCTCCATCACGTTAGGCAAGCAAGCTGACCTCGTTGTGGTAACGGGCGATCCTTCCACGCGCATCAGCGACGTGCGGAACGTCGAGATCGTCTTCAAGCAAGGCGTCGGATACGACCCGGCGAAGTTGAGAGATTCGGTGAAAGGGAGAGTGGGGCTGTTCTAG